From the genome of Glycine soja cultivar W05 chromosome 14, ASM419377v2, whole genome shotgun sequence:
AAAATTGTCGGTTTCTGATTTGCCCCTTGGAATGAGTTGCTTATTTAACAGTTTTGGTCCTATGGACACAATAACTACTTAGAGAACACAAAAAGATTAATAAGGATGATAAAGAAAGCGGAGGACAGTGTCAAGTAGAGGGAAACAACGTGAAGCCTAAATGTCTAATATGCTTATCATTATCAATGAAGAACAGCCACATATACGAAGAAATGAACTTCTGACTTCCACTTTCAGAATTTCAAGATCTTAAAATCCATAACTGACCAAAATAGGCACCAATCTAGCTTCTTAAAATTAAGAAAGGTAGGTCACACATCAAATTTGTTCACTGAATATTGAGTTAACATCAGTGGAATACCTTGCAAAGATGGTGCAAAAAGCTATCAGCAGAAATCCAAGAATCGTCCAATAATGCTGATCCTGTTTCACCCATGTGATCTTTCTGTAGTCCGTATTTTAGTTGATTATAGATGACTTTTATGAACTGCGAGAATCCAAAAAGTTTGATGAGGAAAGAAAGCAGCAAGCAAGAGGGAAGGTTACAAGAATTTAGACCGTCATTCAAgtatcaaacaaaaatatctcAAATATACCGTGAAACTTAAAAGCCATGGTtgcccaataaaaaaaaagccaaTCAAATTAATGTGCAATATGTATCAAGGATATGCACAAtatcttaaataataaattatatattacaaaTAGTTAAGGAagcaaaattagaaaatataaaattatcccAAGTAGTTACCACATTAAACTTCTGGACAAGAATAAAATTGAGATTATTTGCTGcctattttgaattattttgtagaTTTTTTCATTCTGATAAGTGTTGTCTATACATTAAATATCAAAACAAGAGCTGTCTGCTGAACAATTCTCCCTTGTTTCTAGGACTGCACATAGTCTGTTAAAcagaacatattttattttccctgtCTTCCAAGTCCCAAACCCCAAAAGTGTGAAGATGAAAGTTCTGATTTTCCATCATTGAAATgagtttgacaaaaaaatataaggtGGCACTTGGTTTGAGtgattattttctgttttcattttctgaaaataattttcattttcagatTTTCAAGATTTAGAAAACATGTATCGAGAAGAAAATACTCTAAGGTGTAACCGAGTTTTCATTTCTTCAAAAAATGCTAAAAATGTTGATTTGTTGTTTTCAGTTTTGGGCCTGTTTTTGACAATATtttcagagaaaatattttctaaattctaaacaaacatattttcacTCTTATTGtctgttttctttgaaaatgaaaatagaaagcaCTTAAACCAAGCGCCACCTAAGATTCAAGATCATTACTCATTTTCTTAATCAAGAATCAGTTGCTTGCAGTTCCTAGACTACATTCAGAAGTCGGAAGAACTACAACAATCAGGGATGAAATTAACAACATTCCAAGTACTAATGCCACTGCTTTGTAACTAAaggtaacaaaattaaaaaaattacattaataacGTTTACCTTTGTGAATAGATGAGTTCGTGTGCGGAAAGGCTGCAAAATGGTATACAAAATCATGCAAATATAATTACaagatatatattaatgaaatgATACATCATCAAGCTGATTTGAACCTAACCAATCCCACACTAGATATCTTAGCATAATCAATAAGTGTCTTGTATCCATATGCAACATAACCTAGACCCTACcaccataaaatttcctaagAAAGAAGTCAAAATTGttcatagaaaaaaatattgcagAAATTCTATAAAATGAATAGAAAATGATTActcttatcatatttatatctattttcTGGCTTGAAGCACAAATCTCAAAAGATGAGGAGCCCTCCAGCAAATGATGCACAGGCAAAATGGTAAAGCCCACAGAATCAAAGTTGGAACAAAGAACTTAACAAACTGACCCACCAAGTTGAAAGACCAAACAAGCATCTAACCAAACACAAATGAAAACACAAGTACTCATTGAATATAGAGAAACAATTGACAGTAAGCACATGTCATAGAATCACTTGACTTAAAGCTTAAGCTGTTTATCAACTAATCAAGAGCCCAAGAatgagtttattaatttttaacaaaaataaaataaaattaccggTTTATATATATCATCTGCACTAAGTCAATTGAATATCTAATTAATGAAAATCATAATGGTAACTCATTTAACTATTGggattaattatatatagatatcTCATATAGGTTTGAAAGTTGGgtgaaaacattttaaaatattcaatatcaGCAAttcaatacatttattttatgtggtggAAAAGCAGACTGATAGAAATGTAATATAAAACCATTCATCTGCCTTCACCCACCAGCTTAGGCTGCTTGGGATGGTTCATGACATCATATCAAAGTCACTATGACCAAGTGGTCTGGAGTTCAAACATTGTGACCCCAATTCTTctaataaaaagtttaatttcagCACTATGTGGGTAGGGATATTATCCACCCTTCAAGTTCAAAGGGGGGCTCTTGTGTGAGGGGGCATGTTAGAGATGCAATATAATTTGCATGTCTTCACCTAACTGCTTTGGGCTTTTGGGATAGTTGGTTTATGAGTCATGACAAAGACAAGTATATGAAAAGAAACCAGAAACTCAAAAGTCAATGTAGAGAGTCTATGAATGCATTATTCAGTCTGGATAAAAGGTAATGCTTACTGCTTCAGTGCAGCCAAACAAAAGGCTAACTAATGACTTCCATTGGAGAAATGCTTCAAGTGATTGCCCCATCTGCGCCATTGCAAAATGTCACATTGGATTGAACAAAATCAACAAGATTTATAAAGAAACTATGTTTTGTCCACAATACCAAAAAGGCAACAAATGCAAATTGCAGTTCTCCAAGAAGCAAGTCTTCAGAACCTCCATAATCTTTTGCCAGTAGAGTTTCTAACAATTGTGTCTGAGatagcaaacaaaaaaaatatcacaaatcAGCAAACAATAACAGGTAATGATTTTAAGGTTAGAGTATTGATCACAGTAACCTTTTCTCATAATTACTTTTCAGGGACCAACCTTGTCGAGATTCAAAGAAGTAAGTTCCTGCCCACTAATCCCCTTGCATTTCACAACATGTGGAATTGAGGTATAATAACATCCTTTCCTCTGAGACTTGCCAACAGATGTTGCAGAATTACCAACCTTCAGCTGCTTGCCTAGTGCGTCCTCCATTGGCATTTTAGTAGCATTTCTAACTATCTCATTTTCACATTCAACAGTAATTTCACCTCCAATGGGCTCTGCttatatattaacaatttaatacaATATCAAAATATCAATGAAGTGATGAACTGTTTAATACAAAGAACACCTCAGTCAAGCAAATAGCATACCAAGCCGTTCAATGACGCTCTTTGTgataaaattagataattgtTTCCAATCTTCATAATGGCTGAGATTGTAAGGTCCAAGTTGTCTGTcaaattccaaatttttaaCAGCTTGACTATATCTTTCTTCCTaaaggaaaaggagagaaagcaaattaaatatatgccataaattaaaaaacatggtATAAAAGGAAATGAAAGCCGAAAACTTGTTTCCTTGGCCAATAGATGAACCAAAACACAAATTAGCATTTTCTATAACATGCTCGATAAGGGGCTACCCCTATTGGAATATATAAGGGGCTACCCCACATTTTCTATAACATGCTCGATATCAGTGAAGGCAAATCCACAAAAATTATTGTTTCCCAAATACTTTCTGACGATGACCTCATTTGATTAACAGGGTGTAAACTATATCAATCATAACATTTTGCTGCATTATAGACATGTTACGAGTATtatatctttataaaaaatttaaatgaacacATACCTCTTCCTCAGATAATTTGATTAACCTTTCCTCTTGTTGATCCCATTTACGAACAATTACCTGCATGGCCATGAGACCAAACCACATAATCACTGTGTcacatttttcttatattttttggcATACAAATTAACCACAAACAAGGTCAAACAGATGAATGTTGATTAACAGATGAAGTGGCCTTCCTAGATTCTCATTGAAATTCTgctaatggtttttttttaagaggaGTGTGTCATAAGATTTAAAGAGAAATTGGCATGGTGTGTTGTGTGTTTCTTGGTCTTAATTTCTTTAGTTATTAGGGATTTTATCCTCTAGGTTCTCACATTTCTAACTTTCTCTTAactgttaataataaaaaaatcatcagggaaaaaaaattctaatcaaTCCATTTTAGATGtcattttagttataattaGGAAGGTTAAAGTGCACTTACACCACAAAATTATTGAAAGACAGGACTGTGGTAcgagtaagaaaaaaaattgcacaccTAAAAGGCAATAACTAcatgtaataattttaacttcACCATCATTCAGCAAGGAAATAAAGAGTCACAGGAAAACCTCTAGCTCACTTAACAGGAAATGTTTTAGTCACTTTGCCTTCTTTCTGAGTTACCATCTTCATAAAATTAGTTAGTGGTTGATATTCAAAACTAATTCTTTTCTTAAACCTTTAAGCTTTGGCCATTTTCCATTAGGCCAGTACTGAAACAAAATTGCATGAATCAATTCATTTGAGAATTTATCAAAAAACCATAGCAAAATATCAGTATTATCAAAGAtttcaacaaaatatattagaaaGCAAAGCATAAAGGTTACTTAAACCCCATCTCAACCGTGATTCCATAGTCAAATAATAAGTGAGAACTGAACATTAATTATAACATTAAGATATAGAGTCTGTTATGATCTCTAAACTAGAAAAAGATTCAGTCATAGCTCAGTGAACCAAAATTAATGTAGATTTAATTGAATCATTTGAGAcactgaattttttattttcatacctCTGAAGGGCCAGCATCAATAAAAAATCCAATAATTGATGAGAACTCCTTCCCATCCctgcataaataataaaagagagagagagagagagagagaagaagaagaagaagaagaatcaatGCACCaaacaatttgaaaaattatgctacaggaaagaaaaattattgattCTAGCAACTGACAGAAAAGGTGAAGTCCTATCTCCTATGCTTAACATTTTTATGGtcagcatatataataatagagaGACCATATGCAAGAGATATATTATGAATCCAACTTTATTTCCCACAAAATACAcattgtcacagtataatgatAGGCCACCACATATATCCATAGGGGAAGATAGGATTTGGCTGCAATAAGAactaaacaaaagagaaaaacccTGGATAGTTAGAGAACATGACCAAACCTGCTTGATGAACTATAATACACAAAATGAACGCCTGGAGGAATCATCTTAATACCCTTAAAAGCAGGCCCCACAGAGAACATCTACAAAACCAAAcagagaagaaaaacaatgtcgCGTTGCCAATCTGAAACAAAGTTGTAATCATGGTTGGATTTTTCACATCCCACGAACTCCAAGTTTTATTTTCAGataccataaaataaaaataaaaaagacaacaacaacaacaacaaggcaACAACTTGATAATACAAAAAAGGAGAAAGGTTACAGAGGAACATAGCTTACCTGAGTATCGACGGCGACAAGGGTGTACTGAGGAACATCGAGTAAGAGGAGAGTGACACCGTGCTTGACAAGTTCTAACGCTGTTTCGGGATCCATAGATTAGAGGAAAATGAACAATTTCGAGATAGTGCTATGCTGCAAACTGCTTCGCAACTAAGAACAATTGAGAAATGACAACACTCTTCTACTTCAAGAGCGGGGgcgataataaaaaattaaattaaaaaatatgtatatattttttggatttggATTCACTGCAGTCACACGCAGTTGGATAATCCTAACCCTTGTAATTCATCCTATGGTGCACAttactttttattcattttccagtgacaaattttttaaaataatcaaactttaatttataaagtattgtaaataaaattatttaacttaataaacattatttaaaaatatttaaattttaattgtagaaTACAACAAGCGTTTTTCTACCTTGTATATGCATTCAcaataattaagttaaataattCTATTGTAGAGGAAAACTttgttgtattttattataattagaatgtaaaaaaaataattaatttttttattgtcagaCAATTTATCTATAAtactttataattaaaattttgattttttaattaagttatatatatatatatatatatatatattatgtttttagtcaatatttttttattttttgccattaatgttaatattacaatatttatcattttattaatttcaaatttacacAATCTAAAAAAACGTACTTAAATAAagtgaattataaaaaataaattcaaataaaaatatatcaaatcctaatggataaataaaaatactaaccaTATAAATGTAAATCCAGATccaaaaatcttttaaatataaatatataatataataacttGTAATAGCTTACTCAactttttgttatgtattttcgTCTATATTctggaaattcattttttttgtagagTGAAAATTCATACTGTGTTCACCCTTTTATCAttagaaaatgaataaaatataatttgcatCATAGGATGAATTAAAGGGGTAGGATTATC
Proteins encoded in this window:
- the LOC114385348 gene encoding protein AAR2 homolog isoform X1, with the protein product MDPETALELVKHGVTLLLLDVPQYTLVAVDTQMFSVGPAFKGIKMIPPGVHFVYYSSSSRDGKEFSSIIGFFIDAGPSEVIVRKWDQQEERLIKLSEEEEERYSQAVKNLEFDRQLGPYNLSHYEDWKQLSNFITKSVIERLEPIGGEITVECENEIVRNATKMPMEDALGKQLKVGNSATSVGKSQRKGCYYTSIPHVVKCKGISGQELTSLNLDKTQLLETLLAKDYGGSEDLLLGELQFAFVAFLMGQSLEAFLQWKSLVSLLFGCTEAPFRTRTHLFTKFIKVIYNQLKYGLQKDHMGETGSALLDDSWISADSFLHHLCKDFFSSLLDGSVVDGDLLKWTRKFKELLERNLGWEFQQSSAVDGMYFEENDEYAPVVEMLDDEAPVV
- the LOC114385348 gene encoding protein AAR2 homolog isoform X3, which produces MDPETALELVKHGVTLLLLDVPQYTLVAVDTQMFSVGPAFKGIKMIPPGVHFVYYSSSSRDGKEFSSIIGFFIDAGPSEVIVRKWDQQEERLIKLSEEEEERYSQAVKNLEFDRQLGPYNLSHYEDWKQLSNFITKSVIERLEPIGGEITVECENEIVRNATKMPMEDALGKQLKVGNSATSVGKSQRKGCYYTSIPHVVKCKGISGQELTSLNLDKTQLLETLLAKDYGGSEDLLLGELQFAFVAFLMGQSLEAFLQWKSLVSLLFGCTEAPFRTRTHLFTKFIKVIYNQLKYGLQKDHMGETGSALLDDSWISADSFLHHLCKSTAGCQN
- the LOC114385348 gene encoding protein AAR2 homolog isoform X4, producing MDPETALELVKHGVTLLLLDVPQYTLVAVDTQMFSVGPAFKGIKMIPPGVHFVYYSSSSRDGKEFSSIIGFFIDAGPSEVIVRKWDQQEERLIKLSEEEEERYSQAVKNLEFDRQLGPYNLSHYEDWKQLSNFITKSVIERLEPIGGEITVECENEIVRNATKMPMEDALGKQLKVGNSATSVGKSQRKGCYYTSIPHVVKCKGISGQELTSLNLDKTQLLETLLAKDYGGSEDLLLGELQFAFVAFLMGQSLEAFLQWKSLVSLLFGCTEAPFRTRTHLFTKFIKVIYNQLKYGLQKDHMGETGSALLDDSWISADSFLHHLCKDVRIDKI
- the LOC114385348 gene encoding protein AAR2 homolog isoform X2, which translates into the protein MFSVGPAFKGIKMIPPGVHFVYYSSSSRDGKEFSSIIGFFIDAGPSEVIVRKWDQQEERLIKLSEEEEERYSQAVKNLEFDRQLGPYNLSHYEDWKQLSNFITKSVIERLEPIGGEITVECENEIVRNATKMPMEDALGKQLKVGNSATSVGKSQRKGCYYTSIPHVVKCKGISGQELTSLNLDKTQLLETLLAKDYGGSEDLLLGELQFAFVAFLMGQSLEAFLQWKSLVSLLFGCTEAPFRTRTHLFTKFIKVIYNQLKYGLQKDHMGETGSALLDDSWISADSFLHHLCKDFFSSLLDGSVVDGDLLKWTRKFKELLERNLGWEFQQSSAVDGMYFEENDEYAPVVEMLDDEAPVV